The following proteins are encoded in a genomic region of Synechococcus sp. ROS8604:
- the ureC gene encoding urease subunit alpha, producing MPYRISRQAYAETYGPTTGDRIRLADTDLILEVEKDFTTYGDEVKFGGGKVIRDGMGQSQTSRAGGAVDTVITNALILDWWGIVKADIGLKDGRIVGIGKAGNPDIQEGVTIVIGPGTEAIAGEGHILTAGGIDTHIHFICPQQVETALASGMTTLMGGGTGPATGTNATTCTPGAFHIGRMLQAAEGLPVNLGFFGKGNASTSEALGEQVRAGACGLKLHEDWGTTPAAIDACLSVADQMDVQVCIHTDTLNEAGFIEDTIAAIKGRTIHTFHTEGAGGGHAPDIIKICGEANVLPSSTNPTRPYTCNTLEEHLDMLMVCHHLDPKIPEDVAFAESRIRRETIAAEDILHDLGAFSIIASDSQAMGRVGEVITRTFQTAHKMKMQRGALPEDSSRNDNHRLKRYIAKVTINPAIAHGISSQVGSVETGKLADLVLWKPGFFGIRPQLVVKGGSIVWAQMGDANASIPTPGPVHGRPMFAAFGKALAPSCLTFLSEAALNDNIQSKLGLERTCIAVEHTRDVGKSALKLNSALPNMSVDPQTYEVFADGALLTCEPAEVLPLAQRYLLL from the coding sequence ATGCCCTATCGCATTTCCCGCCAGGCCTACGCCGAAACCTATGGGCCAACCACCGGAGACCGCATTCGCTTAGCGGACACCGACCTCATCCTCGAAGTGGAAAAAGACTTCACCACCTACGGCGATGAGGTGAAATTCGGTGGCGGGAAAGTGATTCGCGATGGGATGGGCCAATCCCAAACCTCCCGGGCTGGAGGAGCCGTTGACACCGTGATTACCAATGCCCTCATTCTTGATTGGTGGGGCATCGTCAAGGCCGATATCGGCCTCAAAGATGGCCGCATTGTCGGGATCGGCAAAGCAGGCAACCCCGACATCCAGGAAGGCGTCACCATCGTGATTGGCCCCGGCACCGAAGCGATTGCTGGTGAAGGACACATCCTCACCGCTGGAGGGATTGACACCCATATTCATTTCATCTGCCCCCAACAGGTCGAAACGGCCCTCGCCAGTGGTATGACGACCTTGATGGGGGGCGGCACTGGACCAGCCACAGGAACAAATGCCACCACCTGCACGCCTGGTGCGTTTCATATAGGCCGCATGCTGCAGGCCGCTGAGGGCCTACCCGTCAACCTTGGATTTTTCGGGAAAGGGAACGCCAGCACTTCAGAAGCGCTAGGGGAGCAAGTGCGCGCTGGTGCCTGTGGTCTCAAACTGCATGAAGATTGGGGCACCACGCCTGCCGCCATTGATGCCTGCCTGTCGGTAGCCGATCAAATGGATGTGCAGGTCTGCATCCACACCGACACCCTGAATGAAGCGGGCTTCATTGAAGACACCATCGCCGCCATCAAGGGCCGAACCATTCACACCTTTCATACCGAAGGTGCTGGCGGCGGGCATGCACCCGACATCATCAAAATCTGCGGAGAGGCGAATGTGCTTCCCAGCAGCACCAACCCCACACGTCCTTACACCTGCAACACCCTCGAGGAACACCTCGACATGTTGATGGTGTGCCATCACCTGGATCCAAAAATCCCTGAAGATGTGGCCTTTGCAGAATCACGCATCCGCCGCGAAACGATCGCAGCTGAGGACATCCTTCACGATCTAGGCGCCTTCTCGATCATCGCCAGCGATTCCCAGGCGATGGGCCGTGTCGGCGAGGTGATCACGCGCACCTTCCAAACAGCCCACAAGATGAAAATGCAGCGTGGAGCGTTGCCGGAAGACTCCAGCCGCAACGACAACCACCGTCTGAAGCGCTATATCGCCAAAGTCACCATCAATCCAGCCATCGCCCATGGCATCAGCAGCCAAGTTGGGTCTGTAGAGACAGGCAAACTCGCCGATCTAGTGCTCTGGAAACCAGGATTCTTTGGGATACGACCACAACTCGTCGTGAAAGGCGGATCGATCGTCTGGGCCCAAATGGGTGATGCCAACGCCTCAATCCCCACACCTGGACCTGTGCATGGAAGACCCATGTTTGCCGCCTTTGGCAAAGCCCTTGCGCCCAGTTGCCTCACCTTTTTGAGCGAAGCAGCCCTCAACGACAACATCCAAAGCAAACTCGGTCTGGAACGCACCTGTATTGCCGTAGAGCACACCCGTGACGTTGGCAAAAGTGCGCTGAAACTCAACTCAGCGCTTCCCAACATGAGCGTGGATCCACAGACCTATGAGGTGTTCGCCGATGGCGCGCTTCTCACCTGTGAACCAGCAGAGGTATTACCTCTCGCCCAGCGCTACCTGCTGCTTTGA
- a CDS encoding urease accessory protein UreD: protein MHRLNPWHGTCNLQFFEGSRGSQHQGGCTAPLKLMRAERGENGRCELPLLHTAGGLVGGDQLRVNLDLKPSSRCLLTSVAAQKVYGSVGRSQLHPQGAWARQQVAAELDAGADLEWLPQELVLYANALFEQNLSVILPKNGSFLSAEIVRLGRTAANETLGRGCWRSGVQIQRQTPEGQRWELVDRLEISDAALKGIHGLNQQPVFGTFVWAAPFPFPTETINTLIDDVRQDREDLEGQMHCGVLPQGLIARYSGFSSRDARFWFSRIWARTRRARDLAPPQIPRVWPLQEHPLKA, encoded by the coding sequence ATGCATCGACTTAACCCGTGGCACGGCACCTGCAACCTGCAGTTTTTTGAGGGCAGCAGGGGCAGTCAGCATCAGGGGGGTTGCACCGCCCCCCTGAAATTGATGCGCGCCGAACGGGGTGAGAACGGGCGGTGCGAGCTGCCATTGCTTCACACCGCGGGCGGCCTCGTGGGTGGAGACCAATTGAGAGTCAACCTCGACCTAAAGCCAAGCAGTCGCTGTCTGCTCACAAGTGTGGCCGCGCAAAAGGTCTATGGGTCAGTGGGCCGAAGCCAGCTCCATCCCCAGGGGGCTTGGGCCCGCCAACAGGTCGCGGCAGAGCTTGATGCCGGGGCTGATCTGGAGTGGCTTCCCCAGGAGCTTGTGCTTTATGCCAATGCTCTGTTTGAACAAAACCTCAGCGTCATATTGCCGAAGAATGGATCATTTCTCAGCGCAGAAATTGTGCGTCTCGGGCGCACTGCCGCCAACGAAACCTTGGGGCGGGGGTGCTGGAGATCAGGCGTTCAGATCCAACGCCAAACGCCTGAAGGTCAGCGCTGGGAACTTGTTGACAGACTCGAAATCAGCGACGCAGCGCTGAAGGGAATCCATGGACTCAATCAACAACCCGTCTTTGGCACCTTCGTTTGGGCGGCACCCTTCCCTTTCCCTACAGAAACGATCAACACCCTCATCGATGACGTTCGGCAAGATCGAGAGGATCTCGAAGGCCAGATGCATTGCGGCGTTCTCCCCCAGGGGCTGATCGCCCGTTACAGCGGCTTCTCAAGCCGTGATGCCCGTTTTTGGTTCAGCAGGATTTGGGCTCGCACCCGTCGAGCTCGAGACCTAGCTCCTCCGCAGATTCCCAGGGTCTGGCCCTTACAAGAACATCCATTGAAGGCCTAA
- a CDS encoding urease accessory protein UreF: protein MTSLALLQLVSPALPVGAFSYSEGLEVLIQNGSLIDELDLQHWIEAELQRGALRLEAAALNPLRVQLQRWEQERSEMPSELMSLDGWLLALRESAEVRAQQGQMGGSLLQLMVDLGHPLPQPVVLAWPAAWAWAALSLKISELEMVEGYLYGWVANQLSAAVRLVPLGPTTAQRIQQQLLPMIREQASVLKDQDPYTLWCGGAGAGLAQLAHAELYSRLFRS, encoded by the coding sequence ATGACCTCGCTTGCATTGCTGCAGTTGGTGAGTCCTGCCTTGCCCGTTGGCGCTTTTAGCTATTCCGAGGGTCTTGAAGTTTTGATCCAGAATGGTTCATTGATCGATGAATTAGACCTCCAACATTGGATTGAAGCGGAGCTGCAAAGGGGTGCCCTGAGGTTGGAGGCTGCGGCATTAAACCCATTGCGCGTCCAGCTTCAACGCTGGGAGCAAGAAAGGTCAGAGATGCCCAGCGAGTTGATGTCTTTGGATGGTTGGTTGTTGGCTTTGAGGGAGTCGGCTGAGGTGCGTGCCCAGCAAGGACAGATGGGCGGTTCTTTGCTGCAGTTGATGGTTGATCTTGGACATCCATTGCCTCAGCCGGTGGTGCTGGCATGGCCGGCGGCCTGGGCTTGGGCTGCTTTGTCGTTGAAGATTTCTGAGCTGGAGATGGTGGAGGGTTATCTCTACGGCTGGGTTGCGAATCAGCTCAGTGCAGCGGTTCGCTTGGTGCCGCTGGGTCCCACCACGGCTCAACGGATCCAGCAGCAGCTGTTGCCGATGATTCGTGAACAGGCATCTGTTTTGAAAGATCAAGACCCGTACACCCTTTGGTGTGGTGGTGCTGGTGCGGGGCTGGCCCAGTTGGCGCATGCTGAGTTGTATTCACGTTTGTTCCGGAGCTGA
- a CDS encoding urease subunit gamma has translation MHLSPQEKDKLLIVTAALLAERRLQRGLKLNHPESVAWLSFLVLEGARDGKTVADLMQEGSTWLSRDQVMEGIPELVDEVQIEAVFPDGTKLVTLHDPIR, from the coding sequence ATGCACCTCAGCCCCCAAGAAAAAGACAAACTGCTCATTGTCACGGCTGCGCTCTTGGCAGAACGTCGACTCCAGCGTGGCCTCAAACTCAACCACCCTGAATCCGTGGCATGGCTGAGCTTCTTGGTTTTAGAAGGCGCACGCGATGGGAAAACTGTGGCCGACCTGATGCAGGAAGGCAGCACGTGGCTGAGCCGCGACCAGGTGATGGAGGGCATTCCAGAGTTGGTGGATGAAGTCCAAATCGAGGCGGTATTTCCCGATGGAACCAAGCTCGTGACCCTGCATGACCCCATTCGCTAA
- a CDS encoding circularly permuted type 2 ATP-grasp protein has protein sequence MFNEYRPTHGYDEYFCWKESAPRADLEPLLSSLGQIGLTELNRNHASAGNLLRRLGATFRLNGAGLDGRERILPFDPLPRLIHLNDWAKLERGLLQRLEAIDRFLADVYGPQRILKDRVIPREDVESSQGWRPQMQDIQLPLNRWCHISGLDLIRDEEGTWRVLEDNLRCPSGVAYFLENRRVMKRLFPSLFAGRTVQPIDDYPSRLLQTLQDLAPWADSPRVVLLTPGVFNSAYFEHSYLAQQMGIALVEGRDLICEDGRVWMRSTTGREAVDVIYRRIDDDFLDPKVFRRDSALGVPGLMDILQNGRIAIANAPGTGVADDKLIYAYVPKMIRYYLNEEPIIDNVPTYLCSHPDDRQYVLENLEKLVVKSVAEAGGYGMLIGPQSSRSEIEEFDSKIRANPRNYIAQPTLQLSTVPSLSDGELFPCHVDLRPYVLRGASNWVSPGGLTRVALKRGSLVVNSSQGGGCKDTWVVGDSQIVKDSQVEPSMQEAMPC, from the coding sequence ATGTTCAATGAGTATCGGCCAACCCATGGTTACGACGAATATTTTTGTTGGAAGGAATCCGCTCCAAGGGCAGATTTGGAGCCACTGCTGTCGTCGCTTGGGCAGATTGGGCTCACGGAACTAAATCGAAATCATGCTTCGGCCGGAAACCTCCTCCGACGACTCGGAGCCACCTTCCGGCTGAATGGCGCAGGATTAGATGGGAGAGAAAGAATCCTGCCCTTCGATCCCCTGCCAAGGCTCATTCATCTCAACGATTGGGCCAAGCTCGAACGTGGTCTTCTTCAGCGCTTGGAGGCCATCGATCGGTTTTTAGCCGACGTCTACGGACCACAGAGAATCCTGAAGGATCGTGTCATTCCACGGGAAGACGTGGAAAGTTCTCAGGGCTGGAGACCCCAAATGCAAGACATCCAGCTCCCATTGAATCGCTGGTGTCACATCTCAGGACTGGATCTCATCCGCGACGAGGAAGGCACATGGCGCGTGCTGGAAGACAACCTGCGCTGTCCATCTGGTGTGGCCTATTTCCTCGAGAACCGACGGGTCATGAAGCGGTTATTTCCCAGCCTGTTTGCTGGTCGAACCGTTCAACCCATCGACGACTATCCCTCGAGATTGTTGCAGACACTGCAGGACTTAGCTCCATGGGCAGATTCACCGCGCGTTGTGCTGCTCACACCTGGGGTGTTCAACAGTGCTTACTTCGAACACAGCTACCTCGCCCAACAGATGGGCATTGCCCTGGTGGAAGGGCGTGACTTGATCTGCGAAGACGGCCGCGTTTGGATGCGCAGCACCACTGGACGAGAAGCAGTGGATGTGATTTACCGACGAATCGATGACGATTTCCTCGATCCAAAGGTGTTCCGTCGCGATTCGGCGCTTGGCGTACCTGGATTGATGGATATTTTGCAAAATGGCCGCATCGCCATTGCCAATGCTCCAGGAACTGGGGTCGCCGACGACAAATTGATCTACGCCTATGTACCAAAAATGATCCGTTATTACCTCAATGAAGAACCGATTATCGACAATGTCCCCACTTATCTCTGCTCCCACCCAGATGATCGCCAATACGTTTTAGAAAACCTCGAAAAACTTGTGGTTAAGTCTGTGGCTGAAGCAGGGGGTTATGGAATGTTAATAGGACCACAATCTAGCCGAAGTGAAATCGAAGAATTCGACTCAAAAATTAGAGCAAACCCTCGAAATTACATTGCCCAACCAACATTACAACTCTCGACTGTTCCCTCGCTAAGCGATGGAGAGCTGTTTCCTTGTCATGTAGATCTAAGACCTTATGTTTTACGCGGAGCATCGAACTGGGTCAGTCCGGGTGGCCTCACTCGCGTCGCCCTGAAACGTGGTTCCCTTGTGGTGAACTCATCGCAAGGAGGAGGCTGTAAAGACACATGGGTTGTTGGTGACAGCCAGATTGTCAAAGACAGCCAAGTTGAACCAAGCATGCAGGAGGCAATGCCATGCTGA
- a CDS encoding urease subunit beta, producing the protein MAPLIPGELIPEPGELELNANREVTTLSVANSGDRPVQVGSHFHFQEANAALIFDRDAARGQRLDIPAGTAIRFEPGDHRDVNLIPFAGARRVVGFNGHINGPLDA; encoded by the coding sequence ATGGCACCCCTCATCCCCGGTGAATTAATACCGGAACCCGGCGAACTGGAACTCAACGCCAACAGAGAGGTCACAACCCTCAGCGTTGCCAACAGCGGCGACCGCCCCGTCCAGGTGGGATCCCACTTCCATTTCCAAGAAGCCAATGCTGCTCTGATCTTTGACCGTGACGCTGCACGCGGTCAAAGGCTTGATATTCCAGCCGGTACGGCCATTCGCTTCGAACCAGGTGATCACCGCGACGTGAATTTGATCCCGTTTGCTGGAGCACGCCGCGTTGTCGGCTTCAACGGACACATCAACGGACCCCTCGACGCCTGA
- a CDS encoding alpha-E domain-containing protein has protein sequence MLSRVADSLYWINRYVERAENISRFLEVSEAMALDCPPGSAEPWLPLIDASGDRQSFDQVYPLRSPRDVLGFLLLDRDNPNSILSCIANARENARQIRDVITTEMWEQLNDLYWNVQDGESIWQEPDQEQLRSIRRGCQLFYGITDVTLSRDQAWLFSQLGRWIERADKTSRILDVKYFLLLPSTKEIGGVLDELQWISLLRTAGAYQMYRKSVQQAITPSSVARFLLLDPIFPRSVRFCLQKINDTLRLIQRQPQLGPPDDLECLRGQLLAKWSYVRIDVLIERGLHEAIDELQEELNQLHQLIHARYFITTDLGSIPTDPSCALS, from the coding sequence ATGCTGAGCCGGGTTGCCGACTCCTTGTATTGGATTAATCGATATGTGGAACGCGCAGAGAACATTTCTCGTTTCCTGGAAGTGAGTGAAGCCATGGCGTTGGATTGCCCTCCCGGCAGCGCCGAACCATGGCTTCCACTCATTGATGCCAGTGGAGACAGGCAGAGCTTTGATCAAGTTTACCCACTGCGATCTCCACGAGATGTCTTGGGGTTTCTGCTCCTTGATCGCGACAATCCCAACAGCATTCTGAGCTGCATTGCCAATGCAAGAGAAAATGCTCGCCAGATCCGTGATGTGATCACCACAGAAATGTGGGAGCAACTGAACGACCTCTACTGGAATGTTCAAGATGGTGAGTCAATCTGGCAAGAACCAGATCAAGAACAGCTCCGCAGCATCCGAAGAGGTTGTCAGCTTTTTTATGGCATTACGGATGTCACCCTAAGCCGTGATCAGGCCTGGCTTTTCAGTCAACTAGGCCGCTGGATCGAACGCGCCGACAAAACATCCAGGATCCTGGACGTGAAGTATTTTCTTCTTCTACCAAGCACAAAAGAAATTGGTGGTGTTCTTGATGAACTTCAATGGATATCTCTACTTCGTACAGCCGGGGCTTATCAGATGTACCGGAAAAGTGTTCAACAAGCAATCACTCCATCTTCCGTGGCCAGATTCCTACTACTGGATCCAATCTTCCCGCGATCAGTGCGCTTCTGTTTGCAAAAAATCAACGACACATTGCGCCTCATCCAACGACAACCACAACTGGGCCCCCCTGATGATCTCGAATGCCTGCGCGGACAGTTGCTTGCCAAGTGGAGCTATGTACGGATTGATGTCCTGATTGAGCGGGGGCTGCACGAAGCCATCGACGAATTACAGGAAGAGCTCAATCAACTGCATCAACTGATTCACGCCCGATATTTCATCACCACCGACCTTGGCTCCATTCCCACTGATCCATCATGCGCGCTGAGCTAA
- the urtB gene encoding urea ABC transporter permease subunit UrtB, with translation MQLLFESLFNGVAIGSVLLMAALGLAIVFGLMGVINLAHGELIMLGAYTTYVVQLIFKLPLLAPIYNAYVLVAIPCAFVVSGVVGILLERTVIRRLYGSPLETLLATWGVSLILQQFVRSVPLAYAAGMVVFLVLGFSIPLFLPNTFLEGRQSRFVRLAGWAVSAFIGVLFAGGLASQISRIAKATSRNVDVTAPKWMRGGLEWMDLTFPVPRLVIIVMTLIAVVGVIWFLNRSVWGIRIRAVTQNRSMSDCLGIPTDTVDVLTFGIGSGLAGVAGVAVSLLGSVGPNVGTSYIVGCFMVVVLGGVGNLFGTVLASFAIGLITDLIGAGRLLTIWPDMPGPLAGGVEFFATTSMAQVMVFALIVVFLQFRPSGLFPQKGRMIEA, from the coding sequence GTGCAACTGCTTTTTGAAAGTCTGTTCAACGGTGTGGCCATCGGCTCTGTGTTGCTGATGGCCGCCCTTGGACTGGCCATTGTGTTTGGCTTGATGGGTGTGATTAATCTCGCTCATGGCGAATTAATCATGCTCGGTGCCTACACCACCTACGTGGTGCAGCTCATTTTCAAACTTCCCCTACTTGCACCTATTTACAACGCCTACGTATTGGTTGCTATTCCATGCGCCTTCGTTGTGAGCGGTGTTGTTGGTATTTTGCTTGAACGCACAGTGATACGACGTCTCTATGGGAGTCCACTGGAGACTCTGCTTGCTACGTGGGGTGTCAGTTTGATTCTCCAGCAGTTTGTGCGCAGCGTTCCGCTTGCTTATGCGGCAGGAATGGTTGTGTTTCTCGTGCTCGGATTCAGTATTCCGTTGTTTCTTCCGAATACCTTTTTGGAGGGTCGTCAATCTCGGTTTGTGCGACTAGCTGGTTGGGCTGTTTCTGCTTTCATTGGAGTGTTATTTGCGGGTGGATTGGCCTCGCAAATTAGCCGTATTGCTAAGGCAACATCCCGCAATGTGGATGTCACCGCTCCGAAGTGGATGCGCGGTGGTCTCGAGTGGATGGATCTCACATTTCCGGTGCCACGTCTTGTGATCATCGTGATGACATTGATCGCAGTCGTTGGGGTGATCTGGTTCCTTAACCGCAGTGTTTGGGGTATTCGGATCCGGGCAGTCACTCAGAATCGTTCGATGAGCGACTGCCTCGGCATTCCGACTGACACCGTTGACGTCCTCACCTTTGGGATCGGTTCCGGTTTGGCTGGGGTGGCTGGAGTTGCAGTGTCGTTGTTGGGTTCGGTAGGTCCCAACGTTGGAACGTCTTACATCGTGGGCTGTTTCATGGTTGTGGTGCTAGGTGGTGTTGGCAATCTTTTCGGCACCGTCTTGGCTTCATTTGCGATCGGCTTGATAACTGATCTGATTGGAGCGGGGAGGCTGCTTACGATTTGGCCCGATATGCCTGGGCCACTGGCTGGTGGCGTTGAATTTTTTGCGACCACGAGCATGGCTCAGGTGATGGTGTTTGCCCTCATTGTGGTGTTCCTTCAGTTCCGTCCTTCAGGCCTGTTCCCGCAAAAAGGCCGCATGATTGAGGCTTGA
- the ureG gene encoding urease accessory protein UreG, producing the protein MSSKLRLGIAGPVGSGKTALVEALCRRLRNRLQLAVVTNDIYTQEDAQFLTRSGALEPERIRGVETGGCPHTAIREDCSINRAAVGELERQFPRLDLVMVESGGDNLAASFSPELVDLCIYVIDVAAGDKIPRKGGPGITRSDLLVINKIDLAPLVGADLVVMEQDTLRMRRDRPWCFTNLRNGEGLDLVEAFVLQQIQE; encoded by the coding sequence ATGAGCAGCAAACTCAGGCTTGGCATCGCCGGGCCGGTGGGCTCAGGCAAGACAGCGCTCGTGGAAGCGCTGTGCAGGAGATTGCGCAATCGCCTGCAATTGGCGGTTGTGACCAATGACATTTACACCCAAGAGGATGCCCAATTCCTGACGCGTTCAGGTGCCTTAGAGCCTGAGCGCATCCGTGGGGTTGAAACCGGAGGGTGCCCGCATACGGCGATCCGAGAAGACTGCTCCATCAACCGAGCGGCTGTGGGTGAACTGGAACGTCAGTTCCCAAGGCTTGATTTGGTGATGGTGGAGAGCGGAGGTGACAATCTTGCGGCCAGTTTTAGCCCCGAATTAGTCGACCTTTGTATTTATGTGATTGATGTAGCGGCTGGGGACAAGATTCCTCGCAAAGGCGGTCCTGGAATTACACGATCCGATTTATTGGTGATTAACAAGATTGATCTGGCTCCCCTTGTTGGTGCTGACTTAGTCGTGATGGAACAGGACACGCTGAGGATGCGGCGGGATCGACCCTGGTGCTTTACCAACCTTCGAAATGGGGAAGGACTCGATCTTGTGGAAGCCTTTGTGTTGCAACAGATACAAGAATGA
- the ureE gene encoding urease accessory protein UreE — protein sequence MDVGLIVLDHRLLSEEPLPDATLAVMELPLSADQRTVLRGRRRTACGRDVLLQLPRERPLTPGDRLTDAHHQVHVLVTAAPEELLRVEAATPLALLEAAYHLGNRHVALELHEHELLLLNDSVLATMLNGRGLKVTRCCCPFMPEGGAYIGHQHA from the coding sequence TTGGATGTTGGTTTGATCGTGTTGGACCACCGCCTCTTGTCTGAGGAGCCATTGCCTGATGCCACCCTCGCTGTCATGGAGTTGCCGCTGAGTGCGGATCAGCGCACGGTGCTGCGTGGACGTCGTCGCACGGCCTGTGGTCGAGACGTGTTGTTGCAGCTGCCTCGCGAGCGCCCGTTAACGCCAGGTGATCGCCTCACCGATGCGCATCATCAGGTGCATGTGCTGGTGACTGCGGCTCCTGAGGAGTTGTTGAGAGTGGAGGCAGCAACGCCGCTGGCCCTGCTTGAGGCTGCCTATCACTTGGGTAATCGCCATGTAGCTCTTGAGTTGCATGAGCATGAGCTGTTGTTGCTCAACGACTCCGTCCTCGCCACCATGCTTAACGGTCGCGGATTGAAGGTGACACGGTGTTGCTGTCCCTTCATGCCAGAAGGCGGTGCTTACATCGGCCATCAGCACGCATGA
- the urtA gene encoding urea ABC transporter substrate-binding protein, with protein sequence MSSSLSKRLFVGMAAASLGLAVTACGGGDEKASSVEFDDSVTVGILHSLTGTMAISESTLVDTEKMAIDEINAAGGVEVDGKKYKIDYIVEDGASDWPTFAEKSKKLIDQDKVPVVFGGWTSASRKAMLPVYESKDAFLYYPIQYEGQECSKNIFYTGATPNQQSEPATSFMFEKSPAAGKPFYLVGSDYVFPRTSNTITKEQVKSLGGKVVGEDYLPLGNTEVAPIIAKIKKALPDGGVIINTLNGDQNVAFFKQIQDAGITPEKGYYVMSYSIAEEEISTIGPEFLEGHYGAWNYMMSIDTPASKKFAADFKAKYGADRVVADPQESAYNMVYLWKQAVEKAGTFDDDKVREALIGIKFDAPQGPIEVRPNHHISQIVRIGEITADGQFEIVEESDNPIDPQTWNQFEPTSKGFACDWSDPSKGEKYKL encoded by the coding sequence ATGAGTTCATCATTGTCCAAGCGTCTCTTCGTCGGCATGGCCGCAGCGTCGCTGGGTCTGGCCGTCACCGCTTGTGGTGGTGGCGATGAGAAAGCCTCCAGCGTGGAATTTGACGACAGCGTCACTGTCGGCATCCTTCATTCTCTAACGGGGACGATGGCGATTTCTGAGTCCACCTTGGTGGATACAGAAAAGATGGCCATTGATGAAATCAATGCTGCCGGTGGTGTTGAGGTAGACGGCAAGAAATACAAAATTGATTACATCGTTGAAGACGGTGCCTCCGATTGGCCCACGTTTGCTGAGAAGTCCAAAAAACTCATCGATCAGGACAAAGTTCCTGTTGTGTTTGGCGGCTGGACCTCTGCCAGCCGTAAGGCAATGCTTCCGGTGTACGAATCGAAGGATGCTTTTCTGTATTACCCAATTCAGTACGAAGGGCAAGAGTGTTCGAAGAATATTTTTTACACCGGCGCGACTCCTAACCAGCAGTCGGAGCCAGCGACCAGCTTCATGTTCGAGAAGTCACCAGCTGCAGGGAAGCCTTTCTATCTAGTGGGCTCTGACTATGTCTTCCCTCGTACTTCAAACACCATTACCAAGGAGCAGGTGAAGTCTCTGGGTGGAAAAGTGGTTGGTGAAGACTATTTGCCTCTAGGTAATACTGAGGTTGCTCCAATTATCGCCAAGATTAAAAAAGCCTTGCCTGATGGTGGTGTGATTATCAACACCCTGAACGGTGACCAGAATGTTGCTTTCTTTAAGCAGATTCAGGATGCTGGAATCACTCCTGAAAAGGGCTACTACGTGATGAGCTATTCCATTGCAGAAGAAGAAATCAGCACAATTGGACCTGAGTTCCTTGAGGGTCATTACGGCGCTTGGAACTACATGATGTCCATTGATACGCCGGCTTCGAAGAAGTTTGCTGCAGACTTCAAAGCTAAGTATGGCGCTGACCGCGTTGTTGCCGACCCTCAAGAGTCTGCATACAACATGGTCTACCTCTGGAAGCAGGCTGTTGAGAAAGCCGGTACTTTCGATGACGACAAAGTACGTGAAGCCCTGATTGGTATCAAGTTCGATGCTCCTCAAGGACCCATCGAGGTTCGTCCTAACCATCACATCTCTCAAATCGTTCGGATCGGAGAGATCACTGCAGATGGTCAGTTCGAAATCGTAGAAGAGTCGGATAACCCAATTGATCCTCAGACCTGGAACCAGTTTGAGCCCACATCGAAGGGTTTCGCTTGCGATTGGTCTGATCCCAGCAAGGGAGAGAAGTACAAGCTTTGA